The nucleotide window GAGTTGCGGCACAAGGTACAGGCCATCCAGGGGACCATCCGGGCGCTGGCGGCGGGCGACTTCACCGCCTCGGTGCCGGACCTGGGGACCGACGACATGGGCCAGATGGCCCGCTCCCTGAACGAAGCGGTACTGAACGTGCGGACCGCTTTGGAAGGGGTGCGTGAGGTGTCCGAGCAACTGGCCGACGCGTCCGGCCAGCTGTCCAGCGCCAGCGACGAGATCTCGTCCGGAGCCCAGGAGCAGGCCAGCAGCCTGGAGGAGACGGCGTCCACCCTGCAGGAGATCACGTCCACGGTGCGGCAGAGCGCCGACAGCGCCCAGCAGGCGCGGCAGCTCGCCAGCGGGTCCAAGGAGGTCGCCGAAAAGGGCGGGAGCGTGGTGAGTTCCGCGGTCGGCGCGATGAGCGAGATCAACGCATCCAGCAAGAAGATCGCCGACATCATCACCACCATTGATGAGATCGCGTTCCAGACCAACCTGCTGGCCCTCAACGCCGCCGTCGAGGCCGCACGCGCCGGCGAGCAGGGCCGCGGGTTCGCCGTCGTCGCCACCGAGGTCCGCAACCTGGCCCAGCGGTCCGCCACCGCCGCCAAGGAGATCAAGGGGCTGATCCAGGACTCCGTCAAGAAGGTCGAGGCCGGCACCGAGCTGGTCAACAAGTCCGGAGACACCCTCGCCGAGATCGTCACCAGCGTCAAGCGGGTCACCGACATCGTCACCGAGATGGCCGCCGCCAGCCGCGAGCAGTCCACCGGCATCGAGCAGGTCAACAAGGCCGTCTCCCAGATGGACACCGTCACCCAGCGGAACGCCTCCCAGACCGAAGAAATGAGCGCCACCGCACAGACCCTGACCGACCAGGCCGGACAGCTCCGCGACCTGGTCGGCCGGTTCAAGCTGGGCAGTGACGGGCACGCCCCGGCGGCCCGGCCGGCGAAGCGGGCCGCGCCGAAGCCCCGGCCGGCGGTGGCCAAGGCGCTCAAGCGGAGCGGCAGCGGCGGCGGCGGCGGGCACGAACTGGACGCCATGGGCGGCGACGGGTTCAGCGACTTCTGACACCACGTCCGGTTACTCCTTAATTGTTCGGCAGGCTTCGGTTGCGCCCGGCGCTCCCAAGCACCGGTGCCCCTTCAACCCGGACGCGGCCCGGTCCGCGCCGGCGGTTCTGTTCGAATCCTGTTCAGAACTGGGCAAATTTCGGCACCGCCGCGTCGATGCTTGAAATTACCAGCACCGTTCCTGCGCACACGTCCTCTTCGTTTCGGGCGCAGGCACACAGAACCGTAGTGTGAGAATGGATACGAACGAGCCCAACGGCCCGCCGGCCCTCTCCACCGGCAGCGGCCAGTTCCTGACGTTCCGGCTGCGGGACGAGGAGTTCGGGGTGGACCTGCTCCGGGTCCAAGAAATTCGCGGGTACTCGAAGGTGACGGCGCTCCCGAACACCCCGCCCGAGGTGCGCGGGGTGCTGAACCTGCGCGGGGCGGTGATCCCGATCCTGGACCTGCGCGTCCGGTTCGGCCTGCCCCCCACCGAGTACACCCCGTTCACCGTGATCGTCGTGGTGACCGTGGCCGACAAGGCCGTCGGGCTCATCGTGGACGCGGTGTCGGACGTGCTCAACGTGGGGGCCAAAGACGTGGTCCCCACGCCCGACCTGGGCACCCGGGCCGAGACCGCCCTGCTCACCGGGATCGCCCGGGACGGGCCGCGGCTCGTGTCCCTCATCAACATCGACCGGCTCGTCGGGGCGGCCGCCCCGGAGCCCGCGCACGCGTTTTGATGACAGCCAACCCCTTCCGTCCGGCGCGCGAATGGACGCGCCGGCCCTCACTCGTGCTTGCACAGTTAGAGAGACGTGACCCATGGTCGACTCGATGCTCCCGGTTCTGTGGAAGGTGCGCCTCGGGCCGCGCCTGGTGTGCGGGTTCCTGCTCGTGGCCGGGGCGTGCGCGATCCTCGCGTACCAGTCGATGGACGCGCTCGGCGCGCTCCGCGAGTGCCAGACCAACGCCAACTCCAACCTGGTGCCGTCCGCCCTTGCGCTGGGCAAGGTGCGGAGCGGGGCGCTGACCGTTCAGCGGCTCGAGCGCAGCGCGGTCATCTTCGGCCGCCGCGGCGACGAGCGGATCACCGGGCCGATCCGCGGGGCGCACGAAGAGGCCAAGAGGAGCATCGACGAGGGCATCAAAGCTTACGCCGCGCTGCCGATGACGGACAAGGAGGCCGCCATGTGGAAGGCGTTCGAGGCCAAGTTCGCGGAGTGGAAGCGGCACAGCGAGGAGATCTGGGGCCACATCGACCGGCGCGAGTTCGAGAAGGCCGAGGACGCGATGGCCCGCGAGACCGCGCCGATGCTCGAACTGACCGCGGCCCTGACGGGCGTCCTCGACACCCAGCTCGCGATCAGCAAGGACGAGGAGGCCAAAGCCACCAAGGTGTTCGAGCAGGGGCGGCGGACCATGTGGGCGGTGAGCATCGGGGCGGTGCTGGCCGCGGCCGGGCTGGGGCTCTTGCTGACCGCGTCGGTGGTCCGCCCGCTCACCGAAACCGTGTCCATACTCGAGGGCGTGTCGAAGGGGGACCTGAGCCGCAAGATGGCGATCCAGTCGGCCGACGAGATGGCCCAACTGGGGAACGCGCTGAACGTGGCCATCGACGGGCTGATCGTCACCCGGGAGGCCGAGCGGGTCCAGGCCGAGCGGGAGAAGGAGCGGATCGCCCAGGAGGCGCGGGCCGTCACCGAGCGGGCCGAGAAGGAGGCCGCCGCGGTCGCCGATCGGGCCGAGAAGGCGGCCGCCGCGGTCGCCGAGCTGCAGCGCAAGATGGACGCCATCCAGCTCTGCGTGGACGCGCTGGCGGCGGGCGACTTCACGGTGGACATCCCGGACCTGGGCAACGACAACGTGGGCCGGATGGCGCACTCGCTCAACGCGGCGGTGCTGAACGTGCGCACCGCTTTGGAAGGGGTGCGGGACGTGTCCGAGCAACTGGCCGACGCGAGCGGCCAACTGTCCAGCGCCAGCGAGGAGATCTCGTCCGGGGCCCAGGAGCAGGCCAGCAGCCTGGAGGAAACAGCCAGCGCGCTCCAGGAGATCACCGCCACGGTGAAGCAGAGCGCCGACAACGCCCAGCAGGCGCGTCAGCTCGCCAGCGGGTCCAAGGAGGTGGCCGAGCGGGGCGGCACCGTGGTGAGCGGCGCCGTCGGCGCCATGGGCGAGATCAACGCGTCCAGCAAGAAGATCGCCGAGATCATCACCACCATTGATGAGATCGCGTTCCAGACCAACCTGCTCGCCCTCAACGCGGCGGTGGAAGCGGCCCGAGCCGGGGAGCAGGGGCGCGGGTTCGCCGTGGTGGCGTCGGAGGTGCGGAACCTGGCCCAGCGCTCGGCCACCGCCGCCAAGGAGATCAAGGGGCTGATCCAGGACAGCGTCAAGAAGGTGGACGCCGGCACCGAGCTGGTCAACAAGTCCGGCGACACCCTGGCCGAGATCGTCACCAGCGTCAAGCGGGTCACCGACATCGTCACCGAGATGGCCGCCGCCAGCCGCGAGCAGTCCAGCGGCATCGAGCAGGTCAACAAGGCCGTCTCCCAGATGGACACCGTCACCCAGCGGAACGCCTCCCAGACCGAAGAAATGAGCGCCACCGCACAGGCCCTCACCGACCAGGCCGGCCAGCTCCGCGACCTGGTCGGCCGGTTCAAGTTGGGGCACGGGAGCGCGGCCCCGGCGGCGCGGCCGGCGAAGCGGTCGGCGCCGAAGCCCCGGCCGGCGGTGGCCAAGGCGCTCAAGCGGCACAGCAGCAACGGCAACGGCAACGGCAACGGCAGCAGCAACGGGCACGGCGGTGGTCACGAGCTGGATTCCATGGGCAGTGACGGGTTCAGCGACTTCTAACGTCCGGTCACGCGGCGTTCGCGCTCGCCGACCGCCGGTCGGCGAACCGGCCCCAGGAGGCGCGCTCAGTCGGCGCCGCCCCGCGCGTCCAGTTCCGTGAGCAGTTTGAGCAGCCCGCGGCTGAGCGGCGCGAGCGGCCGGCCGGGCGCGTAGCTGAGCGCCGGCGGCTTCGGGTCGCCGATCTCCTCGCCGGTGCGGGTGCTCCAGCGCCGCTTCACCCGCGGGGGCGGCGCGTCGTCGTACTCTTCGAGCGACGCCGGGTCGGTCACCTCGTCGAACCCGTCGGCCGAGACCGGCAGCGGCTCCACCCGCACGGTCGCGCAACTGCTGGTGCGGTACAGCCCGCCGTTGCGCAGCCGCTCGGCCTCGCGCCGGCACTCGGACCGCAGCCACCGGCTGGCGAACCCGCGGAACGCGCCGCCCAGGTCCCCGCCGGGCGGCAGCCGGCTCTCGTCGAACCGGGCGACGAGCTGGGTCAGGGTGACCAGCGCGCACCCCTCGATCTCCTTCTCCTCTTCGCTGCCGGCGTGGAACCCGCAGTCGGCACGCACCCCCCGGGCGATGGCCCGCGCCCAGACGAGGTGGTCCGCGGGGTCGAGCCGCAGCTCGCGGCCCTTCGGGAGCGGGGCAAAGTGGCTCGGCTGTTGCGGCCGGGTGAGGACAGCAGGCATCGCGAACTCCAGTGAACATAGGTACACATCGGAAGTGTACCGCACCGCGCCCCGGGTGCCACGCCGGTAGCGCCCGCCGGACCGGGTTTTGTGCGCGGTTGCGTGTGCAACTGCGGGAGTTGCGGGAACGCGCGGATTTGCCCGTTCGGTGCCGGCCCGTCCCCCCGCCAAGTGCTGAGGCGGGCTCGATTCCCATTCGCTCCTGTTGAAATCATGCCGCGTCTCGTGGTTCTCGGTTCGATCGCGGGGGCCGGACCCGTTCGGCACACCCCGCACATTCCGATCGCATTCCCCTCAAAACGCGCTTCCGGCAGTTTTCCCGGCCCGCGTGGGGCCGTCGGCCCCGGTTCGCGTCCCATCGCGGAACCCCACACCCCGACGCACCATCGCCATAACTAGCTATCCCATTAACACGTTGCAGCCATCCGCCCGTCGAAGCCGGGAACCCGATCCGCGTTCACCGGGAGCGTTCTCCGGGTTTTGCGGGCACGATTCGCTGGTGGCGATGCCCAGCGGGTGGGTAGCGAATCGGCAGTCCGAGGCCCCGCGAATGTCCAGTCGTGGCCCCGTCGCGTATTTCGGGTGCTTTGTAACCCCCGTTACAGCCCACATGAGCGAGACGCGCCCGGATCGCCCGCGGGAGTTCGGTCGCGGTGCGCGCGCACCGTCCTCCTACTCACCTGATGACACCGCACACGCCGCGGCTCGGTGGACGCGGCGGCCGCCGGAAGAGGGTCGGTGATGGGACGCGCCGTAACGGGAGAACACCCCGCACGATCCCGGCGTAATCGGGGCCGATCAGGTCTGGAGTTTGGTGCGGGGCGATGTTTCGGATGCGGCCCGCCCGCACCGCCCGACCGTTCCGGCTGGGTAATTTTGACCGGACGGAACGGATTGAATTGACTCCGGCGGGACAACCGACTATCCTCTACTGCCTGCGAGAATGTTTTCCGCTGCCACAGCGTTCTCGCCGCATTGCCCGCCTTCAATCAATCGCTGCCCGCCCCCAGGCCCCGCCCTGCGCCAGCCGTATTGTCTAAACCGCACGAATTCAGCCCACAAAATAACCCACCCAGTCCCGACGGGAGTTACCGCCGATGAATCTGCTGTCGCGTTGCATCGGGTCGCATTCCATGCGGGTGGAACCCCCCGCGGGTTCCCCCCGGTCCCCCCTCCTGTTTAACCGCCGGAACTTCTTGCACGTGGGGGCCATCGGCGCCCTCGGCCTCACGCTGGACCAGTACCTGCGGCTCCAGGCCGCCGAGCCGGCCGCCAACAAGAAGAAGCCCAAGGCCGAGGCGTGCATCCACATCTTCCTGCCGGGCGGCATGGCCCACCAGGAGAGCTGGGACCCGAAGCCGTTCGCCCCGGTCGAGTACCGCGGCGAGATGGGCACGGTGAGGACCAAGATCGAGGGCGAGGTGTTCAACGAGTGCCTCGCCAAGACGGCGGCGGTCGCGGACCAGATCGCCGTGTGCCGGGCGATGACCCACGGCGAGGCGGCCCACGAGCGGGGCACGCACAACATGTTCACCGGCTACCGCCCCAGCCCGGCCCTCAAGTTCCCCAGCATGGGGAGCGTGGTGAGCCACGAGCTGGGCGTCCGCAACAACCTGCCGCCCTACGTCGCGGTGCCGAGCATGCCGGCCCAGGAGGCGGGCAGCGGCTACCTGTCCTCGTCGTTCGCCCCGTTCAGCCTGGGCAGCGACCCGGCCAACGGCGGCTTCAAGGTGCAGGACCTGGCGCTGCCCGGGAGCGTCACCCCGGACCGGTTCGCCGGCCGCCGCAACATGCTCGACGCGGTCAACGCGCACTTCGCCGGCAAGGAGAAGTCCGACAACCTCGACGCGATGGACACCTTCTACCAGCGGGCCTACGGGCTCATCAGCAGCGAGAAGGCCCGCGACGCGTTCGACATCAACAAGGAAGACGCCAAGCTCCGCGACGCCTACGGCCGCAACGCCGCCGGCCAGCGGATGCTCATGGCCCGCCGGCTCGTTGAGGGCGGCGTGCGGTTCGTGACCCTCACCTACGGCGGGTGGGACCTGCACAACGGCATCGTGCAGGGCACCAAGAACCAGCTCCCGCAGTTCGACCAGGCGTTCGCGGCGCTGATCACCGACCTCAAGACCCGCGGGCTGCTGGACAGCACCCTGGTCATGGTGTCGAGCGAGTTCGGCCGCACCCCGAAGATCAACGGCACCGCGGGCCGCGACCACTGGCCCAAGGTGTTCTCCGTGGTGCTCGCCGGCGGCGGCATCAAGAAGGGGCTCATCTACGGCAAGTCCGACGCCACCGCGACCGAGCCCGAGGAGGACGCGCTGACGGTCGAGGACATGGCGCACACGGTGTACACCTGCCTCGGCATCGACGCCGACAAGCGGCTGATGTCGCCGGGCGACCGGCCCATCGACATCGTTCGCGAGGGGCACACCCGCAAGGACCTGCTGGCGTAACGCGGGAAGAGAAATGGCCGCAAGAGAATGGCCGCAAAAAAGCACAAAAAGCACAAAATAGAGAGAATCAGAAAATGAACCGCACCCTGTTCCGCTGCTTGCTGTCTTCTTTTGTGCTTTTTGTGCTTTTTTGCGGCCATTCTCTTGCGGCCTCTCCCGCGCTGGGGGCGATCCAGCCGCGCGGGGCGCAGCGCGGCACCGAGGCCACGCTCACCTTCCAGGGCGGGCGCCTCGCCGACGCGCAGGAGGTGCTCGCGTACTACCCGGGGATCAGCGTCAAGAAGCTCGAAGTCGTCAACGACGCGACCCTGAAGGTCGCGGTGACGATCGCCCCGGACTGCCGGCTCGGCGAGCACGTGTTCCGGGTCCGCACCGCGACCGGGGTCTCCGACGCCCGCACGTTCTGGGTCGGCGCCCTGCCCGTGATCGACGAGGTGGAGCCGAACAGCGAGTTCGAGAAGCCCCAGCCGGTCCCGCTGAACGTGACCGTTCACGGGGTGGTGCAGGCCGAGGACCAGGACTACTTCGTTGTCGAGGGCAAGAAGGGCCAGCGGCTGTCCGTCGAGGTGGAGGCGATGCGGCTCGGGACCACGTTCTTCGACCCCTACGTCGCCATCCTCGACGCGAAGCGGTTCGAGCTGGCCACCGGCGACGACTCCGCGCTGGGCGGGCAGGACGGCGGGTGCTCGGTGGTGCTCCCGGCCGACGGCAAGTACATCGTCCAGGTCCGCGAGAGCGCCTACGGCGGCAACGACGCGTGCCAGTACCGGCTCCACATCGGCAACTTCCCGCGCCCCACGGCCGTCGTGCCCGCGGGCGGCAAGCCGAACGAGGAGCTGGAGGTCACCTTCCTGGGCGACCCGGCGGGGCCGATCAAGCAGAAGGTGAAGCTCCCGGCGAGCGACGCGAACGCCTGGCGGCTGCACTGCCAGACGCCGGACGGCGTCCACCCCGCCGGCTTCAAGTTCCGCGTCACCGACCTCCCGAACGCCTTCGAGACGCCGAACAACGGCGGCCCCGCGACCGCCAGCCCCGGCCCCGCGCCGGGCGCGTTCAACGGCGTGATCGCGCAGCCCGGCGAGACCGATTACTTCAAGTTCGCGGCCAAGAAGGGGCAGGTGTTCGACCTGCGGTGCATGGCCCGCGCGCTCGGCTCCCCGCTCGACCCGGTGCTCTACGTGGGCAACGCCCAGGGCGGCGCGCTGGCGGGCAACGACGACAACGGCGGCCCGGACAGCTACATCCGGTTCACCGCCCCGGCCGACGGCGACTACACCCTCTGGGTCCACGACCACCTGCGCAAGGGCGGCCCGGACTACTTCTATCGCGTCGAGGTGGCGCCGGTCGCGGCGTCGGTCACCACCACGATCCCGAAGGTGGACGGGAACAACCTCACGAACCAGGACCGGCAGACGTTCACCGTCCCGAAGGGCGGGCGGTACGCGTCGCTCGTCATCGCCAACCGCGCCGACGTGGGCGGGCCGCTCACCATCGGGTTCGACAAGCTCCCGGCCGGGGTGACGGTCAGCGCCGAGCCGATGGAGCCGGGGCTCAACGTCGTCCCGGTGGTGTTCGAGGCCAAGCCGGACGCGCCGACCGCGGGCACCCTGGTCGCGATCAGCGCGACCCACCCCGACCCGAACGTGAAGGCCCCGAGCCGCACCGCCCTTGATGCGGCGCTCACGCTGGGGCCGCCGAACCAGACGATCTACGCCCGCCACGAGCTGGACCGCACCGCGATCGCGGTCGCCGAGGCCGCCCCGTACTCGATCGAGGTGATCGAGCCGAAGGTGCCGCTGGTGCAGAACGGGGGCGCCAACCTCCGCGTGGTCGCCAAGCGGGCCGAGGGCTTCAAGGGGGCGATCACGGTGTTCCCGCTGTGGACCCCGCCGGGCATGGGCATCCAGGGCTCGGCGGTGATCCCCGAGGGGCAGACCGAGTGCGTGCTGCCGATGAACGCCGCCCCCGACGCCGGCGCCCGGAAGTGGAAGACGGCCGTCCACGCGGTCGCGGACGCCGGGAAAGGCCCGGTGTGGACCGCGAGCCGGCTGTTCACGCTCGAGGTCGTGGCCCCCATCGTCACGCTCACGATGGAGCGCCCGGCGGTCGAACAGGGCGGGCAGACGCAACTGTTCTGCAAGGTCGCCGTCGGCGCGCCGTTCGAGGGCAAGGCGAAGGTGAACCTGATCGGCCTGCCCGCGAAGACCACCTCGCAGACGGTGGAGATCACCAAGGACACGAAAGAGTTCGCGTTCCCGATCACCGCGGACAAGACCAGCCCGGTGGGGCAGCACAACGTGTTCGCGCAGGTGATCGTCGAGCGCGCGGGCGAACAGATCGCGGGCAACACCGGCGGCACGCAGCTCCGCATCGATGTCCCGCTGCCGCCCAAGGTGGCCGCCACGCCCCCGCCGAAGCAGGAGGCCCCCAAGACGCCGACGCCGGCCCCGCCCGCCAAGGCGCCCGAGAAGCGGCTCACGCGGCTCGAACAGCTCCGCAAGGAGGCCGAGGAGCGCGAGAAGGCCGCGGCGGGCGGTGCACCGGCCCCCAAGAAGGAAGAGCCGAAGAAGCCGTGATATGATGGCCGCGTCCGCCCGCACGGAGAGAGCCATGAGCGAAACGGCCGAAAAACTGACAGCGGCTTTGCTCGAACTGCCGCTTGCCGAGCGGCTCGAAGTGATGGACGCGCTCGCCGCTTCGCTCACCGGCCCACCGGCCCCGTTCGTCACAGCCGGTGCCGAGTTCGGAACCGAACTCGACCGCCGCCGGGCCGAACACGAGAGCGGCGCGGACCCGGGCGTGCCGGCCGCCGACTTCTTCCGTGAGCTGCGCGAGCGCCGGGGGAAGTAGTGAAACCGGCCCGCCTGCACTCACTGGCCCAGGCCGAGATCGTCCGGGCGGTGGCGTTTTATAACGACGCGCGGGCCGGCCTGGGGGACGAATTCGCGGACGAGGTCGAAGCCGCAATCGCCCGCATCGAGCGGCACCCGAAAGCCGCCCCGCCGGACCGCAACGGCTACCGCAAATGCGTCGTCGGGAAGCGGTTCCCGTACGCGATCTTTTACTACGAGTACGACGCCCACGTTTGGGTTGCGAGCGTGTACCACAGCAGTCGCGAACCCGACGCCTGGACCGACCGCACGCCCGAAACCGGCGACTCCAACTGACGCCGCCACCGCACGAGGCTCACCAGCATGCGCTACGCCTATCTGCTCGCGACGCTCGCCCTCGCCCTCGGCGGCGCCGCCCGCGCGCAGACGATCGCCGTCTACCCGCCGGACGTCAACCTCGAAACGGCGCGGGACCGGCAGTCGTTCGTCGTGCAGCTCACGCAACCCGACGGCATCACGCGCGACGTGACCGCCCAGGCGCAGGTCACCTTCGCGAACCCGGCGCTGGTGAAGCGCGAGGGCGTGTTCGTGCTGCCCGTCGCCGACGGCGCTACGGACATGGTCGTCGCGTTCGGCGGCCAGACGGTGAAGGTGCCGGTGAAGGTGACGCGGGCGAAGGAGGACCGGCCGGTCTCGTTCAAGCAGGACGTGATGCCGGTGTTCATGCGCGCCGGGTGCAACTCCGGCGGGTGCCACGGCGCCGCCCGCGGCAAGGACGGGTTCCGGCTGTCGCTGTTCGGGTTCGACCCGGACGGCGACCACTTCCGGCTCACCCGCGAGGTCAACGGCCGGCGGGTCAACCTGGCGGTGCCGGCCGAGAGCACGCTGTTAGAGAAGGCCACCGGGAAGGTCGCCCACACCGGCGGCGGGAAGATCAAGGAGGGGGACGAGTACTACCAGACGATCACGCGGTGGCTCGAGGCCGACGCCCCGACGGACGCCCCGACCGTGGCGCTGCCGGTGGGCCTGGAGGTGTACCCGCCGTCCGCGGTGCTCGACGGCCGGGACGAGAAGCAGCGGCTCGTCGTCCGCGCGAAGTACAGCGACGGCACGGACCGCGACGTGACCGCGCTGGCGCTGTTCCTGAGCAGCAACGACAGCGCCGCGAAGATCCCGCCGGACGGCGACGGCACCGCCACCGCGGGCGACCGCGGCGAGGCGTTCCTGATGGCCCGGTTCCACACGTTCACCATCGGGGTGCCGTTCATCACCCTGCCCAAGGACCTGAAGTTCGCCTGGACCAACCCGCCCGAGGCGAACTACATCGACACGCTGGTCCACAACAAGCTGAAGAAGCTCCGCATCGAGCCCTCGGGCGTGTGCGACGACCAGACGTTCGTGCGCCGGGTGTACCTCGACATCGTCGGCGGGCTGCCCACCCCCGAAGAGTACGCCCGGTTCATGGTCTCGACGGTGCCGAACAAGCGCGAGCTGCTCGTGGACGAGCTGCTCGACCGCAAGGAGTTCTCGGAGCTGTGGGTGCTGAAGTGGGCCGAGCTGCTCCAGATCCGGTCGTCGAACGAGGTCAGCTACAAGGCGATGCTCCTCTACTACGGCTGGCTGCAGGAGAAGATCTCCCGCAACGTGCCCACCGACGTGTGGGTGAAGGAGCTGCTGGGGGCCAACGGCGGCACGTTCAAGAACGCGGCGACGAACTACTACCAGCTCGAGCGCGACGTGCTGAAGGTGACGGAGAACGTGGCCCAGGTGTTCATGGGCATGCGCATCGGCTGCGCGCAGTGCCACAACCACCCGTTCGACCGCTGGACGATGGACGACTACTACGGGTTCGCGTCGTTCTTCACGCAGATCGGCCGCAAGGGCACCGACGACGCCCGCGAGCTGGTGATCTTCAACTCCGGCGGCGGCGAGGTGAACCACCCGGTCCACAAGCGGCCGATGCCGGCGAAGTTCCTCGGCGGCACCGCCCCGGCGGACGTGGCCGGCAAGGACCGCCGGGTGGTGCTGGCGAACTGGCTCGCCTCCCCGGAGAACCCCTACTTCGCGAAGAACCTGTCGAACATCGTGTGGAACCACTTCTTCGGCCAGGGGATCGTGAACGAGGTGGACGACGTGCGCATCTCGAACCCGGCGAGCAACCAGGAGCTGCTGGACGCGCTCGGGAAGAAGTTCACCGAGTACAAGTACGACTTCAAGAAGCTGGTGCGCGACATCTGCACGTCGCACACCTACCAGCGGGCGACGCAGCCCACCAAGACGAACGAGAGCGACACCCGGAACTTCGCCCGCGGCCCGATCCGCCGCATCCGCGCGGAGACGATGCTCGACGTGATCACGCAGGTGACCGACACGAAGAACAAGTTCCAGGGGCTGCCGCTGGGCGCCCGCGCGGTGCAGATCGCCGACGGCGGGGTGAGCACGTACTTCCTGACCACCTTCGGCCGCCCGACCCGCGAAACGGTGTGCGCGTGCGAGGTGCGGCTCGAACCGACGCTGTCGCAGAGCCTGCACCTCCTGAACGGCGGCACGGTGGAGCCCAAGATCGCACAGGGGAACCTCGTGGGCCGGCTGCTGCAGGAGAAGAAGTCGCACGCGCAGGTCGTCGAGCAGATTTACATCCGCTGCCTGAGCCGCGGCCCCAAGCCGGACGAGTTGAAGAACCTGCTCGCCGTCGTGGACGCGGCGAAGGACAAGAAGCAGGCGCTGGAGGACGTGTTCTGGGCGGTGATGAACTCGCGCGAGTTCATGTTCAACCACTGAGAAGGCCCCAAAACCCCGGGGTTTTCACCCCGGCAATGATCCCGGGGTTTTCACCCCGGGCAATGATCCCGCGCCCCGTTGGGGCGAAAGACCCCGGGGTTATCACCCCGGGCTATGAACAGCCGCCCCGTTGGGGCGAAGGCAGGTTGGTCTTCCGCCCCAACGGGGCGCGGGATCATTGCCCGGGGTGAAAACCCCGGGATCATTGCCCGGGGTGACAACCCCGGGATCATTGCCGGGGTGACAACCCCCTGGGCTCGGCTGAAGACAAAGACACCGTGAGGCTTCCTGATATGCGGCATCTGACTCTGCTGTGTGGGCTGGTGGCGCTGCTCGGCGGCGGGTCGCGGGTCCTCGCGGACGCGAAGAACCCGACCTTCGACGACGACGTGCTGCCCATCGTCAAGCAGCACTGCGTCAACTGCCACAGCAACGACAAGCAGAAGGGCGACCTCAACCTCGCCACCTACGCCGCGCTCCAGAAGGGCGGCTCCTCGGGCGCCGCGGTGAAGGCCGGCGATCCCGGGAAGTCGCGCATCTACACGCTCTCGGCGCACATCGAGGAGCCGAAGATGCCGCCGAACGGGAACAAGATGCCCGACGCCCAGCTCGCCACCCTCAAGCTGTGGGTCGAGCAGGGGGCGCGCGAGAACTCCGGCAGCAAGGTCGCGGCCGCGCCGAAGGCCAGCACCGAGATCGGCCTGAAGTCGCTCGTCAAGGGCCGCCCCGAAGGGCCGCCGCCGATGCCCGCGCTCGGCAAGCTGAAGCTCGAACCGGTGCTGACCGCGCGCCGCCCGGGCTCGATCCTGGCGCTGGCCGCCAGCCCGTGGGCGCCGGTCGTCGCCATCGGCGGGCAGAAGCAGGTGATCCTCTACAACACCGACACCGGCGCGCTGGTCGGGTTCATCCCGTTCGAGCACGGGCAGATCAACAGCATCAAGTTCTCGCGCAACGCGCAGCTCCTCCTCGTGGCCGGCGGCAAGGGCGGGCAGTCCGGCAAGGCCGTACTGTATAAGGTGGAGACCGGCGAGAAGGTGATCGAGGTCGGCATCGAGTCCGACGCGATCCTCTCGGCCGACATC belongs to Gemmata obscuriglobus and includes:
- a CDS encoding methyl-accepting chemotaxis protein yields the protein MKWFLDRSVATKLLLGFAAVCAAAVASGAFGSDGLSQSRERMGILYADYTVAGTDLAKSSVNLARYRNGLARATAAKDRHTAERLIEDQRPHRQQITDGLSAYAGTVLRTSRSGRDERADLDKVRAATDAYFAAADRMEGAVRDYWAAGDKDRTRRAGAVAEAVAEGDRKFDAAAAALDELVKTVAEVAKDINEDGNAVVDKVQSALRACTLVATALSIAIGLLAARSIARPLSDCVTVLEAASRGDLSRQAAAGNRDEVGRLAAALNTTIDALRAAKEADRGRAEAETQRLQREAAAERERLEREQAAAAARLEHERAAAAELRHKVQAIQGTIRALAAGDFTASVPDLGTDDMGQMARSLNEAVLNVRTALEGVREVSEQLADASGQLSSASDEISSGAQEQASSLEETASTLQEITSTVRQSADSAQQARQLASGSKEVAEKGGSVVSSAVGAMSEINASSKKIADIITTIDEIAFQTNLLALNAAVEAARAGEQGRGFAVVATEVRNLAQRSATAAKEIKGLIQDSVKKVEAGTELVNKSGDTLAEIVTSVKRVTDIVTEMAAASREQSTGIEQVNKAVSQMDTVTQRNASQTEEMSATAQTLTDQAGQLRDLVGRFKLGSDGHAPAARPAKRAAPKPRPAVAKALKRSGSGGGGGHELDAMGGDGFSDF
- a CDS encoding chemotaxis protein CheW — encoded protein: MDTNEPNGPPALSTGSGQFLTFRLRDEEFGVDLLRVQEIRGYSKVTALPNTPPEVRGVLNLRGAVIPILDLRVRFGLPPTEYTPFTVIVVVTVADKAVGLIVDAVSDVLNVGAKDVVPTPDLGTRAETALLTGIARDGPRLVSLINIDRLVGAAAPEPAHAF
- a CDS encoding methyl-accepting chemotaxis protein; this translates as MVDSMLPVLWKVRLGPRLVCGFLLVAGACAILAYQSMDALGALRECQTNANSNLVPSALALGKVRSGALTVQRLERSAVIFGRRGDERITGPIRGAHEEAKRSIDEGIKAYAALPMTDKEAAMWKAFEAKFAEWKRHSEEIWGHIDRREFEKAEDAMARETAPMLELTAALTGVLDTQLAISKDEEAKATKVFEQGRRTMWAVSIGAVLAAAGLGLLLTASVVRPLTETVSILEGVSKGDLSRKMAIQSADEMAQLGNALNVAIDGLIVTREAERVQAEREKERIAQEARAVTERAEKEAAAVADRAEKAAAAVAELQRKMDAIQLCVDALAAGDFTVDIPDLGNDNVGRMAHSLNAAVLNVRTALEGVRDVSEQLADASGQLSSASEEISSGAQEQASSLEETASALQEITATVKQSADNAQQARQLASGSKEVAERGGTVVSGAVGAMGEINASSKKIAEIITTIDEIAFQTNLLALNAAVEAARAGEQGRGFAVVASEVRNLAQRSATAAKEIKGLIQDSVKKVDAGTELVNKSGDTLAEIVTSVKRVTDIVTEMAAASREQSSGIEQVNKAVSQMDTVTQRNASQTEEMSATAQALTDQAGQLRDLVGRFKLGHGSAAPAARPAKRSAPKPRPAVAKALKRHSSNGNGNGNGSSNGHGGGHELDSMGSDGFSDF
- a CDS encoding DUF1501 domain-containing protein is translated as MRVEPPAGSPRSPLLFNRRNFLHVGAIGALGLTLDQYLRLQAAEPAANKKKPKAEACIHIFLPGGMAHQESWDPKPFAPVEYRGEMGTVRTKIEGEVFNECLAKTAAVADQIAVCRAMTHGEAAHERGTHNMFTGYRPSPALKFPSMGSVVSHELGVRNNLPPYVAVPSMPAQEAGSGYLSSSFAPFSLGSDPANGGFKVQDLALPGSVTPDRFAGRRNMLDAVNAHFAGKEKSDNLDAMDTFYQRAYGLISSEKARDAFDINKEDAKLRDAYGRNAAGQRMLMARRLVEGGVRFVTLTYGGWDLHNGIVQGTKNQLPQFDQAFAALITDLKTRGLLDSTLVMVSSEFGRTPKINGTAGRDHWPKVFSVVLAGGGIKKGLIYGKSDATATEPEEDALTVEDMAHTVYTCLGIDADKRLMSPGDRPIDIVREGHTRKDLLA